Part of the Debaryomyces hansenii CBS767 chromosome C complete sequence genome is shown below.
aattctattaCCAGTAGACTCATTAGGCTCCGTATCCGTAATAATCCCTCCATGACTAATTATCTTCTGCTTGTACTCATATCTATTTGGGTCGTTGAATGGGACGAAAAATAGCATAGGAATGCCCCCATCATACGTAAAAATCCCATGCGACGCGGCCGCTCCACTTTGCACATTTCCTAGCGCTAATTGGTTATTCGAATTAGGGGAAACCATACCAGCTGAATACTCAATGGTATGAAAGCTCATAATCAACagatatttatttatttcatataattatatgggataattaaagaaaaatatcataaaaACAAAAGGAGGTGTTTTGATGTTTTAACACAATTGGCGTGCGCAaattaatttgttgatCAATTGGGAAAACACAAGTACACCCAGCTGCAAAATGCTGGAACAATAGGCAGTGAGCCAGCCTTCCTGAGAGAAATTATGGTAAATAGTCGAAATTCAgatattaattataaagGTGTAGGTTTATATCTATCTATGTTGATAAAGTAAGAGATTTAAGTGATAGTAaatggaattattaaaaatcGGGATAAATCTGAATAACCAGCAAATACTACAAATGAATCATGATAAAATAACGAATTATGATAAATAcgaatataaatataaatataaatataaatattaaatagCTATAGTATTGATACGTAGATACGTAGCATATGCAATGAATCGGAAAGAAATATGCCGTAGTATAAGGGAGCTAGCACGAGACGCTTACTATCTTTTCTTtatgcaaaatatttgttttaCCCTTGGAAGTTGGAACGTTTTCGTTCCAAAGGACCATTGCCGTTAAATGGCCACCTTTGTAACATCCTGTGTCGAGTCCTTTAGCgtatttctttaatttgaGGCCTCTTCTGGCATCATGTCCATAATAAACGACATGGGTATCTTTATTGGAGAATTCCTTTTGTTTCTTGTTCCATATTTTAGACCACGAAACggcattttcttcaaaaggGTCGTCGGTGGACTCGTTAAAGTCGGGGCCGATATAAGATCTCATTTCCAAACACTTCTCTGAATCCTGTTCTTCGAAAGGCAAATCCCAACGGAGACCACCATGTACAGCAACTCcattagaatatttcagACCCCCATCTTCATTTCGCTTATGCAATGGAACTTTGCCTAGTTTTTTGATTACCAGGCAACTATTAATGTAATCAACGTGGTGCGGCTGCAATTTCTTCGCCAATAAATACTCTGGATCTTCATTAAACAGGCTTTCGATACCGATATCAGGTTTTTCATTGGCAAATCTAGGTGCATCTAGTTGGTGAAATTGAGCATAATTTTGTAGCACGTACCATTCATGGTTTCCAAATATGCAATCAatcttattattgattgCAAATTCTAAAACCTTAATAGAATCGGGGCCTTTCGCAATGAAATCTCCCAACATGAGTACATGGTCAGTGCGACGATTGAAGTTAAGTTTTCGAAGTAATTTACGAAGCTTTGTATAATGCCCGTGTACATCACCGATAAGTATAAGTCTCTCGACAGTTCTCTTCTGGTTGAGTTCCACATCATCTTCCATTTCGCTGTCACTTTCTCCGATTTCAATTTCGTCGTCGCTTTCACTGTCATTATCCAATTTCTCATCGTCATGGCCTATATCATGGGCATCACTTGACTCGTCCCATAATCCCAATTGCTTGATCCTACCCTCATTTAATGGTATCAACGCAACTTTCAAGTCTGTAACCTTGGTTATACCTTCCAAATCTCTAGCCTCAGGAATAAAATAGTCTGGTAAAAATATGGCGAAAAACCAAATGCATCCAAGACAGATACATATAAATAACCCAAATAGCGTTACTTTTGCGGATTTACTAATTACATACTCTTCTTCATAGAAGTAATCATCATCCCCTTCTCCATAAACCTGACACAGGTCTTCATTCAATGGTTTCTTAACACTCATGATAACACGTATGAGTCTGCAAGAACCATCCACAAATACTAGTATAATATTTGTGCGTGTAAAAGAGGAATTAAGcgaaatatatatacacTAATAGTTATCGCAAATGGCATATTGAGCGATGAGATGATGCTGCACGTGTACTTCATGAAATTGACATAAATAAGTCCAATCctatataaatcaaataaaacaatGGAACATCAATAGTAGATTATAGTTTTTAGGTTGAACGGACGTTATAGaccaaagaaaataataataaaaatacgCATTTGTTAGGTTTAACCACCACCTACACCTTCAGGTCTTTCAGTTTCTTTCTGTATCACAGGCTTCttcgataataattctctcAATGCAGGGCTAATTttgattaatgaattattagcaTCATCATATACTCCAGGGTTattcaactttttcaagGAATTTTCCCTGTCGATTATATCGATCATTCTTCTGAACCTCAAGAATAGCAATTCTGCACGTATTAACAAATGATTCAAGTTCATATTCATAGAAAGGTCGTTCATGTACTTGAGGACCTCGTCGAATCTGCTTAAATTTTGTCTTATAATACGTTCATTATCGCTTAATACTGCCAAAGCGAAGAATAAGTGGAATTGACCGGAGTAATAATCAGTCCATAAGATTTCCCATAGGGAGAGCACACTGGACCACTCGAATTCGCGTTTGAACCAGACTAATAGCATGcggaagaagaaatatagATCTGTAGATTCACACTTCTCCAAGTGCTTAAACAAATCTGGTAACATGAATTGAACTAATTCATTCAAAGTTAgcatttgatttttcattcCAGATTGATCACGAAGGAAGTTTCTTTCCATACGATCCATAAAGTTCACAAATGCCCAGAACGTTAAGGATTCGTCTTGAAATGTGACATATAGTGGAGACAATAAATCTGTCATTCCCTGAACATATCCCAAATTAACATTATGTTCATTGTAAGTCAATAAGATTTCCCTCATTTTAAACAAGTGAGGATTTGTGATATTCGAAACGTCGaattcgtcatcatcagcTTCATCTGGAGTTTCTGGAGATGATTCCCTGGTCGTTGGTAATCTATCACTTCCCACACCGGAAATAgaaatcttctttttgttttggAAAATTGATAAGTTACGGTCAGTACGATTAATGTCTTTTTCAATCCTGTGTTTCTGATCTTTCCAAAAATCTACGCTTcttttatcatcatcgttAACCCATTTTAActttatttcttcataaGCTGTTTGAAAACTATTGCGTAGGGTTTTTCTTTCCTCAGCTGAAGAATCCCATGGGTAAACGTTGAGTAAAAATAACCACGCCTCCCCTCTTATGCAATCTTCTAACCCCCCATGAAAGATCCtatctttaatttcatctatGGAAATAATCAATCTGCCtgaaaaatcaaacaaaCCTTCCCATTCAACTTTGCTAATAGGCTTTCTTCTAGATGTCTTACTCACTTCTTCGTCGGTCAAGATTTCTGTGTTTGATCCCACACCCAActctttattaattttgttatATATTTCGTCATCTAACTGATATTTCCTGTGTGCctcttctgcttcttctttaacttGAGCAGCCCATTTTGCTAAATAAACTCTAGCGCTATCAAATTCGtttccaattttttgcACTTCAGGCTTATTTATAATCTGCTTAATTGGCATGGGGgcattttcatcaacaagATCAAGGACTTGATTTCGAGTTTTTGCTGAGAAAGTAGCAACGGTTTCCAAGACCTTCCATTTAGCATTTGCAAAAAACTTGTTGACATCAGGTAATTTAAATGGCTCTTGGTTAGTTTCCGTCTTAGCTGTTTTGGGTTCCTTAAATGGAGCAAAATTCCTTAAATCATTAGATTCAGGATTAATTAAGTACACAGACGGTTCTACACTTGACTTTTGAACGTCTGCAAACTTTCCTAATGCATTCATAAAATCCAGTCCTCCCCAATACATTTCACCATTATCACCGAACGGATCaaatctttgatttctAACCTTTTGGTTCTTCAAAGTCGACGGAGATTCATCATCATGAAAAAACACAATGGGTAACTTTTCTCCGTCCTGGGTgttaattattattgatccGAACCACCATCCTACTGACGGTTTCCGAActtgaattgaatagaCAAATGATATCGGAATACTGAAACAAAACCCAAAAGCACTTGATGTTGGTGGTTTCGAaacaatattcaaatttcgTTTACCGGATGATCTACTATTTGTACCACCAAGTTTCAATGCCTCCAAATCATCTTGCAAATCAGCAATATCAACATTTTCATATgctttcaattcttcgCTTGATAATTGCTTCTCAGACATAAATGAGATTATAATATCTCTATTAGCTGCATTAGCACCTCTACTTAATGACAAGTACCCAGGTATATTATCCTTCTTAGAGGTTGTGGGGTGAAGGTACGTTTTAGATTTAGTATAAAGCAATTCAACTTCATTGCTTGATATACTTTTTTTCCTTTTCGCTTGCTTATCAACTGGCATGTTACTCAATCTAACaattaatacaatataaatcaataagCTGGAAGTTAATTAGTTGCTTTTAGAGGAGGCAAAATGATAAGAGatagaaaaaattaacCTACATAGAACTTTTCCGCAGTGCTCTACCAAATGacttaaatttttcatcaatattactataatacataaaatatacatCAGTGAATAACTAAAGATATAATGAACCAGCTGAAACAATATCTCTGTGAACTAATCCCATTGATTTTTCcatcttttcttctaattcgGCGTTACCAATGGTTTTAGCTGCAGTTACCATTTGTCTCAACATTTCTTCCAATCTCTTAAACATTCTAATTAAAGAACCTTCATAGACATCAGTCATCTTACAAATTTGTGTAAAAGATGCACCCTTACACCAAGCATATGTAACTTCCATTAATTCTGGTCTGAATGATTCAACGTATTCCTTTTCAACGAGTTCTATCTTACATTCTTTGAAGACTTTGGCTATTTTACTAGCCATATCTTGCATTGACTTCAATGGCTCAGCCAATTCAGGCTTCAATCTAGGAACTTCCTTAGCCTTTTCTTGGAAGACAAAGCATGATAATAACGATGCACATTGTTCGCAAGTTAAGTCATTAAATGTACCattgaatatcaattcggtcaataataattcatccCCAGTACTGATTTCACAAGCAACTCTACCTTTTAATTCAATGATATCATTTTGTGTAGTGAATCCCAATCTTCTAAGGACTCTCTTTCTATGCCTCAAATCGTCCAATTGAATAACTGCTTGAGCCtccaatattttatctttaagagacttgattttattttcaatctcCACCTTTTCACTATATTTCTCAtataaatctttcaatCTCACAGACTCATGAAGAGGGTTACTTAACATCTTCGATTCCAAGACATCGATCTTTCTTAACAATAATTTAAAGTCATTATCATCGATTTTCATACTTTCAATTGGATCCATTAATGGAATACCATCTGGAAGTCTCTTTGGTAAATCCTTCATagtcttcaataaattctttttaGCGCTTGAACTTTTGAATTCGTCCGGAACTCTTAATCTAACACTActaatcttttcaattgaatccaAAGTTATTGGAATGTATTCTGCTCTAGATTTTTCACCAGCGTTAGCTGGTCTAATACCGATTGGAAGATCTGGATTAAATGACTTAATTAAATTGACTGGAGAATCAACAAACATCGTGTAAACAAAAACGTTCACAATATATGCTTCGTGATCGCTGTACGTTTGGGATGGGTTTCTCTTGTTAGTTCTTTTTGTGAAAGATGTGACCATACCCCAACCATAATCCATGTCGCCAACCTTAACCTTTATAACTCTTCCTGCTTGTAAGAAAGGTAAAATGTGACCCGGGTGAGTAACGACTTGGCGAACATCATCCTGATATATATCAAACtgctttttcaaatcataaTATTCCCTGACTGTTGcctcatcatcaatttGAATACTGTTCGATTTCAAAGTTAATTCCTGTAAGTTCTTCTCTAATACAGGAACAGATGCTGcgttttgaaattgataaaatgaGCTTTCCAACATGAATTCTGGAGAAATACCTTCAACCctcatcaaattcaaaatcatattATATCCTAAATGGAAGGCTGAATCCAATCTATCTGCTTGACCTTTTACCATTCCTTTTGCAACTTGTGGCTccattttttcatcaatcATCATAATAACAATACCACGATCATCTAGACCACGACGACCTGCTCTACCGGACATCTGAATGTATTCACCTCCAGAAACCCAACGGAAACCTTTACCATCCCACTTACGGACAGATGTGAAAACAACTGTTTTAGCAGGCATATTAAGACCAATGGAGAAAGTTTCGGTAGCAAATAAAACCTTTAAAAGCCCTTCCTggaacaaaatttcaataatttcttttaaGATTGGTAATAACCCAGAATGATGAATACCAATACCACGTCTTAATAAAGgcaaaatattcttgattTGGGGAAGCTCTTTATCAGCATCAGGTAACAATTCAATtgcattattgaagatttttgTTAACGCTTCTCTTTCGTCATCTGTATTGAAATCTAATTTTGACATTTTCAAAGCCAAAGATTCACAATCTCTCTTagagaaagagaaaacaATAACTGGGTTATATCTTTTCATATAGATCATTTTAACAATCTTGTAAATATCTGACTTACCATCCTTGTTACCCCCTTTATATGTTTGTCCCTTTTTACCTTTAGATTTATCAGCCGATGATGGATCATCGCCAACATTGTCACTAATGGACGCCATAGctttttggaaattttctTCTCTGAAAGTTcctttttcatcaacaaccAAATGGATACCATCTCCTGCCGCAGGGAACAAATAATGTTGCAATGGGGTTGGACGGAAATCTGTATAAACAACATGACATGGTTGTGCATGAATTTTGACAATCCATTCTGCAAATTCCATGGCATTTGGGATAGTGGCCGAAAGAAAAACATAATGAACCTTATCTGGCAATAAGATAATTGTTTCTTCCCAAACAACACCACGAGCCTTATCTCTCATATAATGAACTTCATCAAAGATCACCCACGCAACTTCTCTCATAACTTCGGAACCTCTATACAACATACTACGTAAAATTTCAGTAGTCATAACTAAACAACCAGCATCAGGATTAATAGTAACATCACCAGTCATTAAACCTACGTCACCAAATTCTGCCAATAGTTCTCTGTACTTCTGGTTACTTAATGCCTTAATTGGAGAGGTATAAATGACTCTTTGTTTTTCTCTTAATGATTGGGCGATAGCGTATTCTGCAACTACTGTTTTACCGGCAGAGGTATGCGCTGAGACCAATACTGATTCGCTTCTATCAATACACGAAATGGCTGTATCTTGGAAAGGATCCAAAACGAACGGATAAGTTCTTGCTTCGTTTTGTCTTTTATGCTCACCAATGGGAACATATGGATATTCAGGTGGAATAGCAACTTGATGTCTAACTTGATGTCTCAACTGTAATTGTCCTGGCTTTGCATCTGATGTTTTTCCCATTAATCCATCTGATACAGCAACTTCTCTTGAAGCCTCAATTTCGACAGCATCGAAAACAACAGGAGTGATATCTTGCTTAGCTTTAGTTTTTTCATCCTTTTTCGTGTCagttttcttttctttcttagCCTGTTTTTCTTCGCCATTCTCTTTAGGCTCTTCGGAAGCTTGACGCTTTTTCGAAGTTTCCTTCTTTGAGTTTGGTTCCGTCTGTATCACAGGTGGAGCATTGGCTGGTGCTTCGTCAAAGACGTCAAACAAATCTTCACCATCCATACTGATAATATGTGTGAATAGTACTAAGAAAATAGTtataattcatatatttttcaaataatatttatgtcTGCGATtctcaaaaaaaaaaaaaaaaattgaactCATCGAATACAAGTTTAGTAACTTAGTTTTATGCAATTTATGTCTATAAAGTTTTAAAAAATCTAGATATCTATAGTTAAGCTTCAACTCCTTCAAAAGAGACTTTTTCTTGGTTTTGTAATGCTTTTAAAGTTCTCCATTTTTCTCTGTCATATTCCCCAATTACGGCACTTGGAACAGAACTAACTCTTGATCGCTCTGAACTATGAGCAGTATCCAAATCCCAGAAACTCAATGCGTTTTCATTAGCATATATCAGACAtccatcattattattattattaaacaatttattttgGGAGGCTGGTTTTGAACATTCTGCAAAAGAAGGTTCTACGGGGCTTGGTGTCTGAAACTTGCTAGGTGATCTAAGGAGGGCCTTGAAGGTTTTTTTGGGGGAACTCGATTTGGACGATTTACTGGAGTACATAGAAAACTGGTTTGACACCACAGAACTTGTATGCTTGTGATAGGAATTAATATTGGGATCTTTCAATGAACTCAAATCGACACTATACCTAGTGTTTGGCTTTCGTTTAAAAATGACATTTAGACGTTTCGGACTCTCTTGGAAAAACTTCTTTATTGGAGAAGAACTTGCGGTTAAAGAAACGTTACGTTCTGGGGGCGTGTTAATGTGACGTAATGTGTTTTCCAGAGATTTGATGGACAAACTCTTTGATTCTTGTGAAGCACTATACACACAGTCTAACCCAGGATACGGCTCTCTATATGTGTGTAATGATGGAGCACTCGAAGACCTATTCAAAGAAGTAAACGAGTAGTCAGGCTCTACCTCTTTAGTACTACCTGTAGCACTATGTAGATCACTCAAGTTGTCGATATTATCTAGGCGATATTCTAAAGGTGGTAATAAATCCATATCAGCAGGTATCACTGAATCACTGTCGGTGCTCATAGATTTCAAATTGTGATCACTTACTAACCTTGTGATACCAGCAATATTCAAGTTCGCACCAGATCTAGTTCTATGTTCATTCcattttattgaattactATCCCAATCCTTCAAGGATATATGGTTCATAGAACTTGAAGTCCCGTTTTCTTTTCCCTCCTGCTTCCACATAAAATTCGAAGTGGAACTGgattttggaattttcTCTAGACCATTAAGGGCTTTATAGTAATCCTCAGGTAACTGTTCTTCTACTTTTTGTTGACCCGATTGAGCAAAGGTTtgcttttcaaaattaagaTCGTTAAATTGATAGGTACCTTTTTTCTTCGGAGTCtttttgaagatttcaGATGGTTCTTCAATAACTGCTGTATCTTGGTCGAAACCTCTAAATTTATCCTGGTCTATAGGCTCATCAAATTCAGATATGAAAGGTAAGTTCAAATAATCTGGACTATCATCAGATTCTGTTATTTCTCCAATGTTGGATTTTTCAGCCTCACTCAGATCACCCTCGCCCACAGGACTCAAATCTGATCCAACATCTCTTTGCAAATTGGAGGAATGTTTAGGACTACCTTTCTGACTGAAAGGACTCTTATTCTGTTCTTCAGTCTGTTTACCCTGTATTTCTTGTTGTCTTCTTAATTCCATAATAGGACTTTCACCACTTCTTAAAACCGCCGGTAACAAGGATTCATTAACATTTctaagaaatattttttcatcatGTATTGACTTTCGTCTTTGATCTACATTTGACTTTCTAGACTTACCACCACCAATAGAACTAGCTGATTTAGATCTCTTTAcgatatttttattacCAACAACTTTAATATTATGTTCCCCTTGGGGAATATCATTACAGTTTGACTCTATCAATGAAACTCGTCTATGCTTGTTAGTGCTCGATTCATAACTGTTAATACCAGCGCTCTGGTCATAGACGTAATTCACTGGGGTGGCTTGCGAACAGTTctgattcaatttttttatatcaGAATGGTTCAAATCTGGAATAGCTTCGAACCTAGGtttcttattattgatgtttatattattatcaaggTTGGCTGTCTTTATAAAGTTTGGAACGCTCTTTGATTGTTTCAAATCGGGTATCACATTTGGATTCTCGTTCACAAGTTTGTTACTTGAATCTATTGCCCTTGTATTCATCCTAAATAAGCCAAAATTTGTTCTTTTGGAAAACGATTTTGTCGGTGTTTCAGGCGTGGGAATATTAGTTAAATCGGTTGAAAGTTTTATTGAATGTAAGTTTGCATTGGAATCCATCCAATTCTTGTTTGTATAGTACAGATAATCTGATGCTTCGTCAGTTGGAGTATAGTTCATGATATATGCTAGGTCATTGTCGGcgttgatattattgattgtAGTCTTAACCACAGTATCGTACATTGGGCCTTCAACCAAAGTTTGATCCGAGATCTTTTTTGATACTTGTTGGTATTGCGTGACATTTAAATGTTGCGATGAATTATCTTTCTCAATAGGATATGTCCCACTGGTTGGGGAACCACAAGAAGTGTCAGACAGAGAAACCGTATCTTTCTCCAAGTCGACgtcttctatttcatcaGGACCACTTTGTAAAAATACAACGAAGAGTAAAGTTATGGAAATAGCCATGAGAAATACATctataatgaataatgtCGGCACTGCCACCTCCCACCCTTTGAATccttttgaaaaatcaaaatgattatgaatAATGTTAATGCAGAATACGATACCTGTGACAATCTGAAAAATGTAGGCCACTAATTGtaagatgaaaaaaatagGGGTTAAGTTCAGTCTGAACAACATCTGGATAACCAATAAACCACCACTTATAAAACCTCcgattataaataaaagcAATGCAATAGCCATGTTCTGGCTTGTTAAAATGGCTATTCCAAGTGATGATGTTGTTATGCTCAACAACATCACTAGTAGATCAACCGGAATCGCTATTAGCATGCAATCCACCATTTTATGAAATTATGAATGAGCGTTAGTACCTCTTGTTTTCTGAAGAAAATCAACCGTGAGTGTAGTTAGTTGGATGGgtatttatgaattaaaaaGATCTTTGTAATGAATCGACGATAATGTTGTTCCACTAATTATTGTCCTTGTTAACTGAATATTGCCGGGCGGCCTgtatattgttttatttaAACATAATCATCGATGAATGGTTTATGTACTGGAAGCATCTTATTTTTGATGTATATAGTCTTAACCAATTAgttaatattattgatactTTGTTTATAAATTTCCTATTTAAGAACATGTTGCGAAATTTTTGTATCGTGGATCGTCTCAATTGAGATTTAGCGACAATAGGTATCATGATCAGGATATTCCATGAGGTATTCCATTCGTGTTGAGTAGGCTACAGCAATAGTAAATAGCAATACATATATGTCGACATAAACTATTAAACGAAATCATTTAAAACAATCAAACTGATTTCAAAAACGtacaaaaaataattgtttAGAATACGATGCACTCTAATTCTAGCAAATTAACATCGGATAAATCACATGGATTCGGGTATCGTGATGCTATCACAGATTAGTACTTGTAGTCACCCTTAACCCATCTGTTTACCATATCTAAAGCATTTTCAGGTTGGTCGTAAGGAACCATATGTCCCCCACCGAAAATTCTTAAAAAGGTAAAG
Proteins encoded:
- a CDS encoding DEHA2C13068p (highly similar to uniprot|P47047 Saccharomyces cerevisiae YJL050W MTR4 Dead-box family ATP dependent helicase required for mRNA export from the nucleus); this translates as MDGEDLFDVFDEAPANAPPVIQTEPNSKKETSKKRQASEEPKENGEEKQAKKEKKTDTKKDEKTKAKQDITPVVFDAVEIEASREVAVSDGLMGKTSDAKPGQLQLRHQVRHQVAIPPEYPYVPIGEHKRQNEARTYPFVLDPFQDTAISCIDRSESVLVSAHTSAGKTVVAEYAIAQSLREKQRVIYTSPIKALSNQKYRELLAEFGDVGLMTGDVTINPDAGCLVMTTEILRSMLYRGSEVMREVAWVIFDEVHYMRDKARGVVWEETIILLPDKVHYVFLSATIPNAMEFAEWIVKIHAQPCHVVYTDFRPTPLQHYLFPAAGDGIHLVVDEKGTFREENFQKAMASISDNVGDDPSSADKSKGKKGQTYKGGNKDGKSDIYKIVKMIYMKRYNPVIVFSFSKRDCESLALKMSKLDFNTDDEREALTKIFNNAIELLPDADKELPQIKNILPLLRRGIGIHHSGLLPILKEIIEILFQEGLLKVLFATETFSIGLNMPAKTVVFTSVRKWDGKGFRWVSGGEYIQMSGRAGRRGLDDRGIVIMMIDEKMEPQVAKGMVKGQADRLDSAFHLGYNMILNLMRVEGISPEFMLESSFYQFQNAASVPVLEKNLQELTLKSNSIQIDDEATVREYYDLKKQFDIYQDDVRQVVTHPGHILPFLQAGRVIKVKVGDMDYGWGMVTSFTKRTNKRNPSQTYSDHEAYIVNVFVYTMFVDSPVNLIKSFNPDLPIGIRPANAGEKSRAEYIPITLDSIEKISSVRLRVPDEFKSSSAKKNLLKTMKDLPKRLPDGIPLMDPIESMKIDDNDFKLLLRKIDVLESKMLSNPLHESVRLKDLYEKYSEKVEIENKIKSLKDKILEAQAVIQLDDLRHRKRVLRRLGFTTQNDIIELKGRVACEISTGDELLLTELIFNGTFNDLTCEQCASLLSCFVFQEKAKEVPRLKPELAEPLKSMQDMASKIAKVFKECKIELVEKEYVESFRPELMEVTYAWCKGASFTQICKMTDVYEGSLIRMFKRLEEMLRQMVTAAKTIGNAELEEKMEKSMGLVHRDIVSAGSLYL
- a CDS encoding DEHA2C13046p (highly similar to CA4306|IPF6656 Candida albicans) translates to MPVDKQAKRKKSISSNEVELLYTKSKTYLHPTTSKKDNIPGYLSLSRGANAANRDIIISFMSEKQLSSEELKAYENVDIADLQDDLEALKLGGTNSRSSGKRNLNIVSKPPTSSAFGFCFSIPISFVYSIQVRKPSVGWWFGSIIINTQDGEKLPIVFFHDDESPSTLKNQKVRNQRFDPFGDNGEMYWGGSDFMNALGKFADVQKSSVEPSVYLINPESNDLRNFAPFKEPKTAKTETNQEPFKLPDVNKFFANAKWKVLETVATFSAKTRNQVLDLVDENAPMPIKQIINKPEVQKIGNEFDSARVYLAKWAAQVKEEAEEAHRKYQLDDEIYNKINKELGVGSNTEILTDEEVSKTSRRKPISKVEWEGLFDFSGRLIISIDEIKDRIFHGGLEDCIRGEAWLFLLNVYPWDSSAEERKTLRNSFQTAYEEIKLKWVNDDDKRSVDFWKDQKHRIEKDINRTDRNLSIFQNKKKISISGVGSDRLPTTRESSPETPDEADDDEFDVSNITNPHLFKMREILLTYNEHNVNLGYVQGMTDLLSPLYVTFQDESLTFWAFVNFMDRMERNFLRDQSGMKNQMLTLNELVQFMLPDLFKHLEKCESTDLYFFFRMLLVWFKREFEWSSVLSLWEILWTDYYSGQFHLFFALAVLSDNERIIRQNLSRFDEVLKYMNDLSMNMNLNHLLIRAELLFLRFRRMIDIIDRENSLKKLNNPGVYDDANNSLIKISPALRELLSKKPVIQKETERPEGVGGG
- a CDS encoding DEHA2C13090p (some similarities with CA2118|IPF8024 Candida albicans), which codes for MVDCMLIAIPVDLLVMLLSITTSSLGIAILTSQNMAIALLLFIIGGFISGGLLVIQMLFRSNLTPIFFILQLVAYIFQIVTGIVFCINIIHNHFDFSKGFKGWEVAVPTLFIIDVFLMAISITLLFVVFLQSGPDEIEDVDLEKDTVSSSDTSCGSPTSGTYPIEKDNSSQHLNVTQYQQVSKKISDQTLVEGPMYDTVVKTTINNINADNDLAYIMNYTPTDEASDYSYYTNKNWMDSNANLHSIKLSTDLTNIPTPETPTKSFSKRTNFGLFRMNTRAIDSSNKLVNENPNVIPDLKQSKSVPNFIKTANLDNNININNKKPRFEAIPDLNHSDIKKLNQNCSQATPVNYVYDQSAGINSYESSTNKHRRVSLIESNCNDIPQGEHNIKVVGNKNIVKRSKSASSIGGGKSRKSNVDQRRKSIHDEKIFLRNVNESLLPAVLRSGESPIMELRRQQEIQGKQTEEQNKSPFSQKGSPKHSSNLQRDVGSDLSPVGEGDSSEAEKSNIGEITESDDSPDYLNLPFISEFDEPIDQDKFRGFDQDTAVIEEPSEIFKKTPKKKGTYQFNDLNFEKQTFAQSGQQKVEEQLPEDYYKALNGLEKIPKSSSTSNFMWKQEGKENGTSSSMNHISLKDWDSNSIKWNEHRTRSGANLNIAGITRLVSDHNLKSMSTDSDSVIPADMDLLPPLEYRLDNIDNLSDLHSATGSTKEVEPDYSFTSLNRSSSAPSLHTYREPYPGLDCVYSASQESKSLSIKSSENTLRHINTPPERNVSLTASSSPIKKFFQESPKRLNVIFKRKPNTRYSVDLSSLKDPNINSYHKHTSSVVSNQFSMYSSKSSKSSSPKKTFKALLRSPSKFQTPSPVEPSFAECSKPASQNKLFNNNNNDGCSIYANENALSFWDLDTAHSSERSRVSSVPSAVIGEYDREKWRTLKALQNQEKVSFEGVEA
- a CDS encoding DEHA2C13024p (similar to CA4307|IPF20013 Candida albicans), which gives rise to MSVKKPLNEDSCQVYGEGDDDYFYEEEYVISKSAKVTLFGLFICICLGCIWFFAIFLPDYFIPEARDLEGITKVTDLKVALIPLNEGRIKQLGLWDESSDAHDIGHDDEKLDNDSESDDEIEIGESDSEMEDDVELNQKRTVERLILIGDVHGHYTKLRKLLRKLNFNRRTDHVLMLGDFIAKGPDSIKVLEFAINNKIDCIFGNHEWYVLQNYAQFHQLDAPRFANEKPDIGIESSFNEDPEYLLAKKLQPHHVDYINSCSVIKKLGKVPLHKRNEDGGSKYSNGVAVHGGLRWDLPFEEQDSEKCLEMRSYIGPDFNESTDDPFEENAVSWSKIWNKKQKEFSNKDTHVVYYGHDARRGLKLKKYAKGLDTGCYKGGHLTAMVLWNENVPTSKGKTNILHKEKIVSVSC